Within Neoarius graeffei isolate fNeoGra1 chromosome 21, fNeoGra1.pri, whole genome shotgun sequence, the genomic segment cgaggtcagcgcgaacccggcggcggccatattggaagtcaaaggtcactgtgtcagtgcattgttgttgtccagcgaagcaaaaaggggtgacaatgccgaatacgtgcgtcattgttggctgtagtagccgggggaaaagggtggcaaaagcttccacagactccccaaagtcgtgactaaccagggaattgcagcacaggagaaaagcgagcggaggagacgacagtggctggctgccatcaacccatcaaatttaggacaacttgactgtatccggatttgttctgatcactttgtgacaggtaggttaatattgtcttgaatttcatagttactaaaatagttattttaatttcatagttaccggtagcatccagtctgccggctgttgtgtgaccgtcgttctttccctcagtctcgtggccgcttcaacataaaacaacagggaagcaacatgggagcaacattccccaagtccagcaatgcagttgcaatgtgcacacaaaatagcatgtctcttgtcaactattatccaggggtgtagactaggctgggatagtctctgcgagtgtaacactttccctctgatcacttttgtctctccgtcttcagcagtaaacaccgacacatcgcggacccaaccggacacaaatctatcgtatgcttccatactcttgtagttctggaaatcctttagttcacaaaatggacttgggtgaaacactagatagttcacaagatcgatgtatgtcacatgctgcaacaagctggggtcagctttccattccttctcactaacagtgtatggatctacattcccaatgaaacgtgccttctcagcataacgctcccgtgcctgcttatccaaactttcacagtagtgctccatcacttcagatgtctaaattcttaaaaaatccaagcttctaagccctctaacgcggaaacgaatcgctaaatgtgtactctatgatgtgcactctatgatgtgtactctatgatgtgtactctatgagcactctggagcgagtgacttccaagatggctgcgcacgcgcagtgttactatttttagcatcatctcggagccctctatTGACGAATTGAGTCCTTGTCGTGTCATATCTCATTCGTTCAAAAAGGATATTACATTTAGCGTAACAAATTGCAGTTGATGTTTTGTTTGTGCAGAAAGCAAGACCTTTATTCAACTGTGGACGATGCTGAGTTGGACCGCATGGTTATTGAAATCCACAGAAGACACCCAAACACCGGGTACAAGCTCATGCGTGGTCATCTAAAtgcaagaggtgtgtgtgtgtgttccaagtGAGTATATTAATATGACCAGAACAGGAGTTTTTAAGGAGGTTGCCAGTCGCCAGTTGCTATACTGTCTGTGAAAATTGTCATTCATTCATGTCGTCCAAAGATTTTAGCCTATACTTTATCTCCGTCCAGGCTCAAGAGTACTAGAATCTCTACGCAGAGTCAATGCAGAAGGAGTTCACATGAGACGTTTAAGGCTGCGTGTGTCAAGGCGAAGGCAGTATTCCGTACCTGGCCTGAATTCCTTGTGGCATAATGGATGGGAATCATAAGCTCATCAGGTCAGTCATATTAGTAGTAACAACATTAAGTGAAATGAGCCTCTTTTGTCGTAAAGTCTCAGGAGTGAATAACCATAAATTGAATTTGTTGTCAAAAGTCACTTATAATCTACCCTTCTGTGATTTTAAAGTCATATGTCTGCTCAAAATATAAAGGGAACATCAAAAAATCACAGTGCAATACAAAGTCAATCATACTTCTCAATCAACCTGTGCAGTTAGGAAGCAACActgattgtgaatccattttgctGTTAGGGCGCGTTTTGGATATTGCCTCTCCTTTGTATTTGTTGCCTGTTAAATTTGCACAACAGTAggcaaaatggattcacaatcagTGTCACTTCCTAACTGGACAGGCTAAATTCAGATGTATGTATGAAGTATGATTGACATTGTGTTGCACTGTGTTGTTTCTGTGTTCCCTTTATTTTTTTGAGCAGTGTGTATTTATAAATGAACACATTTTAATCTCAGGTGAAAATGTATGCGATTAGTTAAAATGGGCCACCTGTTTATTTCAATATCATGGGTAGAATTTCACAAGaagaaaatgtctgtgaagatccTCACTCCTTTGAACATGAAGAAAATGGAAACTAATCAaattattttaacatttttatGTCTTTTTTGTCATCTTATCAATCTAATCACCATTAGGGCCTATATAAGCCTTCAGTAGCTTGACCATTTTTGCTGATTGGAGTCAATGGCAGTTATGCCATAATGTTATCATTATAACtttattattaaccaaaaacactTTGATGGTGCAATGACTCTTAACAAGGGCTATTTGACTATACAAGAATTGCTTGTCTTAAAGCAACATAAACACTTCATTTACAGACATCTTTTTGCGTTtacaactgcttcacaggtggAGATTTGTTATCCATGGAGGGGTGGACGGATTCAGTCGTCTTGTGGTCTACCTCACTGTGGCTGGCAATAATAGAGCCAGTACGGTCTTACGGAGCTTCATGACTGCTGTTGAGCAGTATGGACTGCCGTCAAGGGTACGGTCTGATAAAGGGGGAGAGAATGCAGATGTCGCAGAATTTATGATCAGAAGTAGAGGTACCGACAGGAATTCACACATCACTGGAAGAAGTGTCCACAATCAGCGGTAAATAAATAGTTTCAATaaataaacacatacagtacatacatactacTGGTCAAACGTTAGTGAACCACACTTTTCCCTAGTGCTTTCACTGAAATTCCAGATTATTCAGTTCATTGAACTTTGCTTTTCAGTCTCCACAGCTCTGCCATTGATGAGTGAGAATATGTTTTCAAGGAGTAGAATCTAAGCTTTCCAGCAATATGACACTTGCCCGGACACTGAAACATGGGGGGAGAGGGTCGTGCTCTGCTTCACTATCTAACAACACATGTTGACATTCATGTTTCCTTCTGTGAACTTTACTTCCCAAGAAGACCACAGGAGATGGTTCCAGTAATCCATGTCCTCAGTCTGTTGGTCTTCAGCAAACTGTGAAAGTTATCATTTCTTCAGTGCTGCCCCATGAAACGTTATTATAGATCATCAGCAGAAATGTgaggggtgtactcacttttgtgATACTGTAATGTGTTCTATAACTTTTGAGCGGTTGTGTAGTAAGGAGACTTTAAAATGTCTTAAAACATTGATTTTCTTATTTTACTGAACACAGGATTGAGAGGATGTGGAGGGATGTTTATGAACACACACTGGACCTCTTCTACCAGATCTTTACTTCACTGGAAGGTCGGAATACTGAATCCGGATAGCGAGGTCCATCTTTTTGCACTGCACCACACCTTCCTTCCTGTCATTCAGCACAGCCTCAACAGTTTCAGAGATGCCTGGAACTTCCATGGTCTCAGAACCAAAAGGAATCAGTCACCTCAGCAACTCTGGATACGATACAGAGAGCAAGGCCCTATGGAGGATCCTACACAGGTTAAAGAAATCTACTTCAAATTGTTTCCTAAATAACTCATGATTAATTCGGTTTACCTGGTGCACAGTATGCATAACTTTTTTAACAAAAGGAGAATGATCCAACTTTCAATTTCTTCCCAACTTGGTGACCTAACATTTTAGTTAACTTGTGCAATGCCATGTCaaattatagttttttttttctttttttatcagatatctagtttttaggtttgtttacctgacatgtttcgatgtatgactgtcgtcttcctcagagccaTGTCAAATTAGTTGTAAGTTCAATACTGATCATGCTTCTCCGATTTTCAGGTTTATGATGACTATGGAATCGACTGGAATGGACCACACCGTCTGGATGGAGGCATGGTGTCAGTCCCTGAGGTTCAGTTGGCACGTGAGCTCACAGAGGAAGAACTTGCCATTTTGCCACATGTAGGATTATCTGCATCTGATGCAATACAATGTTATGTTGAAACCGTTGAAGTTGTGTCAAGAATGATGACAAATGTTAAAGAAAATATAGTTAAATGCTTTGCATTATGTTCAATCATTATCAAGACACATATCTGTGTCCTGTTTGTGAGGCCAGGTGCGCATGAGAGGAGAAAACATTCTGTCTGGGATCATGTCTGTGGCCTTGACTGTCTGTGACTCCTTACATATGTCACTATCTTTTTATTAAGGAGTTGTTTTTGCCAACTTTTGTATAACCACATGATTTGCTACAATAAACCCCAAGGGAGGCTTCTCTCCCCTCAGAGTGGTAAAGAGATTGCACTGTGCTGTGTCTTTTCCTCCGGTCGGAGTGGCCCTATGAAGATTGCATACTGTCAGTCTCGCTGTAGGTATATTGATAAAATGAGTAATTTCTTGACACAAACTGACAGAAGAACTTCAGATTTATTCAGCATGTTACACCGGCACAAAATTCACATGCTGTAAAGACAAAAATACTAGTTTTACTGCTTTCGTTTAATGTTTAAAAAACGCTTTGAAAACAGtcacacaaatgcacacacactCCTGAACTACTGCATCTTTTCTTTAACAACTTCAGGGTTTCGGAAAAATGTTAACACAATTTAACACCTTTGAACTTAAGTGAGATGAGCTGACATGGATTACTGCATGCAATGACCGCTTTAAAACAGTACAAACAAACTAGTCCAAATCCTGTGTCTGCAGTATTTATGGCAGAGGTAAGTGCTTTTTCAAAAAGTCACTATGTTGTGAAATGACGTGGCAGCTTGAGTGTTTCGAAGCAGGTGGCAGAGGTGGGAAGGGTCCCGCCTGAAATCTCCACCCTTAATTCAGCAGGAAGCCTCTCCCAACCAACCCAGAACCTCACCAATTGAGACAGGGTACCTGATGAAGCTAAAATTAAAATTAATACATGGGATTAACACATAGAATGGCTTGCATAAGTACTTATACCCCTTCAGATGCTGAATGTTCAGATGTTGCCACATCAACAGAAAGTTTATGCGAAGGACTAAATCATGAAGTGAAAGCAAATTTATATTTGTGCATGCAAAAGTATTCAGTCCCAGTTTCTCTCAGTAAATAGTTGTCTTTAGAAGTTAAATGGTAAAATTGGCTTAATGGTAAAAATTTTCACCTAATGGTCTTCTAAATGGACAGTCAGCCAAAGCATACCAGCACACTGGTTCAAATGGCTTCAGGGCAAAGTAAATGTGAGTGGCCACTACCTAACAGTaattgagatgtaataaaaaaaaaaaaatcctgcatcaCCATGATCTAAAAAGCCTGTTGATCTTTAATGTGCAGTGCTGAAACAGCATATGTGTCCACCTTATTCCAAGATATTGTTTATCTTTAGTCAACCCCtcatgaaaatgttttttttctctctgtttgCAAAATGTGACAGTATAGCCATATTTAACATTGCAATGGAAGTCTATGGTGCCAAATAAAACAtcaaatttatttataaagcacttcaAAATGAATGTAAAATTCAGCAGCGCGCAAAAGTGATACTCAATTCCCTCAAGTGGACACTTGGCTTGATGCTAATGGAGCCATTTACTTCCAGTGATTGTGCCAAACTATGTTTATGGATGCGATTTGGGCAaaatgttgacaaattaaaggggtatgaatacttttgccactgtaTGTTCATATTCATCTATTAGAATATCCATGAGACGAACGAACAAAATGTAAAGTGTACAATACATTCGCCAAATAAAGCGTTCTATACCAGCTTCCACGAACGTTCTCAGGAACCCTGTGATTCGGCACGTGCTCTCCAGGTCAAAGTCCTCATCATCACTGTCCTCCTCCACAGGCCAAGTGATTTTCTGTAGGATTATCTAAAAGAACACAAACATTTCACAGCGACACAGTTTTTGTGGTACCTAAAAATCTACACGGTCATAAAAATGTCTTTTTCCCTCCCCTCACCGTTCGAATGTTTTTCAACCCAGAGTACAGAGACTGTTCTCACGAATTTGCGTCTGTACAACACGCCAATCCATGTGCCAGTAAATCGTGTTGCCACAACGTGCTTTCTCCCTATCTCGTGTCTCCCAACGCCGTGCGACCTTGACACATTTCGCTGCAGACTGTTCTCACGAATTTGCGTCTGTATAACACGCCAATCCATGTGCCGGTAAATCGTGTTGCCACAACGCGCTTTACCAAATTGATTTAGTTAATTAATGACCTACACAGGGACTCAACTGCTTACCTTTCTTCTATCAGCACTCGCGGCTCGTTACGGAGAGGGTGGAGCTGTAATCATGGTGGCTGAAACACGGTGTGAAAAGGCGTTGACATTCACGACTTAAGATAACGCGTAGAGACAACACGAGATTGGACGGTCAGGATGGCGTGTATATTTACGCCTCGTCATGATGACATGTTGAGATTTGTCTACTGTACCACATGAAGTCATACTTTGGGGCCGTCGCTCAGCATGCACATACATGGTGCATAAATTAATCAAGTAAACAGAAAACTGACTCACCTGGGGTGTGAACTCAATTTCAGACATTCTGAGGAACATCAGTTGGACCACATCTGGCCTTGAGGAGAGAAGCGGCCAGAGCATTACGTCTTTAAGGCCCTTTATCAGTTGTTTTATCTGCCGTGTAATCCTACCAATGACCTAAGAGACAGACATAACCCATATTACAGACCTAATTCACAACTCAACTATTAAGGATGTTGGCAACACTCAGTAGGTAACTTGTTTACAATCACACAATGAGCCACTATATAATAGTTAATAATGAACAGTTGACAAATAACTTTTTAAAGGTTTATCATAACGCTCATTCACTATCAGATGTACAGAGGTTTGCATGAACATTCATACCCTTGAACTTAAAAATGCCATTTCATATTAAACTTGATCTACAAAAAAAAGAGGACTGCatgcaaaagtattcagcctCCTTTTAAACAAGTTTAGCATGATTTTCACCACTTATTTACTGCACGCATGGCACGTGTCTGCCAGTGTTAACATAAGCCATAATACTTCACAAACTTCACAACAGCAACTATATAATTCAACAGCTTATCAAGGAGGAACTCACTGCATGGAGAAGTTTGTTTTGCAGCCATCTCCTGTTTGTTCTTGTGACTGCTGGGAGGTCCCAGGACATGCAGAGAGCTGAAATAGTGTCCTTCTCTTCAGGTGTAAGTTCTTCTTTATCAAGCTAGAATCCATGCTTAAACGTTATttccacaaaaacaaaacaaacaaaaaaaacagcatgTCAATGTATGCTTACCAGTTTTATGATATTCCTGATGTGTAGATCAGGGCAGTCTTCAATAACAACCGTTGCCACTTTGGGGTCTCCATTGAAAAGCACATGAATCACAGCAGGACTTAACCCTGTGACAAGGGGGCCATCATGCAGAAAGCTGTGGGCCAACATCCTGCCTGCAACCCTGAAGAGGTTGCTTTCAATGAGTGCCTCTGATGCTGCTGGTACAAGATGGTCAGGTTCTCACTCAAATAATAGTGTTCGGCCTATTCCTCCTGTCAAGTACCAGCAAAGCAGAAATCACAGCAATTATTAATTACTTAAATTAAACATACCATATTATCCAGCAAAACAGTAGGAAACTTACCCCTAGACTGAATCCAAACTGGAGTTTGGATAttattgttgtcatgaagaacCTCATCACTCCCTCTCCAACAGCAGCATCACCTGAGAAAGTGAAACATACTCATAAAAGCACAGTGACTGAGACCCCATTTTCACTCATACACATAcatatttttaaatttatttgtaaatttCCAAGCCATAGTTCATAGTTCCATAGTCCAAACTTGTGAATCGGCAGCATAAATTCTGGAAATAAACTACTTTAATTACACACTCTACTTTTAATGTATTTGTGTTACAGACTATGTATTAGTTACTTAATTTGTCCTTTATTTTAGAACACAACCCTGACAAACTAATACCTACCAGCAAGAGTACAGTTGAGTGGACATGCCCACTTCTGCTGCTGCTTGTAGAATGACAGAAGCTGTTGTTCCCGCTCCTCTTCTGAGTCTCGAACATCCATCTTCATCTTAAGTGTTTCCCCATTGGCGTGCTCCCTTAGAAGATTCTCTTTAAAAACTTTAGCCGCTCGAGCTGGCTCTTTAATAAGTTTCCAATCTAAAAAACAATCGAGAGAATTAAAAGGATATCTAATATTAATAGGCATGTTAAGACAGAGAGAAAGCAAGCAAAGCAGCATTCTTACCCGCTACATATTTTAAGCTGTAATATACATTGAGGGCCAAATAAAGCAAGATGTGATTTTTAAGGTTGTGTCCCAAATTGTAATGACTTTTTTTCAGTAACTAAGTCTGAAATGCTAAGATGTATTGTATTTTACAAAGCCATTATGTGCAAAAAATAGCATTATGTTGTCCATCAGTATTTCCTATTTACTTTTTTACATTTCCAATCTCCTAGCAGTCCATTGTTATGTCACTAACCATTGTCTGTTTCATTGTAATCACACTCCTCCAAGTCAATCACTACTGGTTTTACTGCATTCTCAACCGATGGTCCAGGCACTTCAACATCGTCACTGACTGGGGTCTCTCCATTATCTTCTTTTGGGCCTCCCTCTTGATCTCTCTCTGAATCCTGCACTGGTGCCCTAAAAGTTAACAAAAATTAAATATAGAAGCGTCATACTACCTCATTTTTTGTTAAACACTCAAGAGATATTTTCTTTAAGTAAATATGGTACGTTTCAGAAAATACATACTCATTGCAGGTCAATCTGTGACACTTCATCTCAGAAAAAATAACCTCCTTCTGACAAGTGATGCAAGGTATGGCAGGACCAGAGGTATGACATGGCCTCTCCTGAACAACAAACGACTTTTGatcaataatttcaataaataaaatacaccacTGAGCTTGAAAGTCTCTGTAAATAAACTTACACAGTCTAAGGGTAGATCCTGTTGTAGTGGACGTATGTAGAGTGTGGCCTGTCCAATCATCGTTGATGGATCCTTCAAAAAGGCTAAGGTGTATCCTGTGCTGGGACATGGCAGTAATGCAAGACTTCGGCTGCGAGTTGGCCCTGTAATTTTAAGAAGTTCAAAGCCTCCTCCTTCTTGCAGCTTTGGATAAACTTCCATCAGTTTATTCGTTATAACCATAGGATCACTGGGATTCCCTGTATTAGAAAAAAAGACTACATAGAAATGGATATCCAAAAACCAAGTTATTGGCTCATCCCCCCAAGCTAGGCAGTAGGTATGTTGAGTCATTTTGGAGATTACACTAAACGACCGGTTAACTGCagcatacagaaaaaaaaaaaccctctcgcaATGAGGCCTACTAACCTGAAAATGTCACTCTCTGCTCTCCCAGTCCTGCGGCGAGAAGGTCTGCTTTCACTCCTCCGCTCGGGACTGTGTCGGTGCGGTGGTCAGCCACACAGCAGAACATGTGTGTGTAGCTGTAATTTCTTCTAGGAGTAGCTTGGACTCCTGGTCGTCTTGCCATGCTTGTTCTGGCGTAAGGCGCCAATAGTCTCGCTACTTCGGCTATAACACAGAGCAATATCAGCTTAGCAACCGCCTCTCAAAAAATAAAATCGAATACCAACATTATGGGAGCAGTTTTTGAATACAAATTAACGTCAAGCCGTACGCCCACTGAGCTATAAGTGCGTACGCCTCTATCTTTAAACGTGGCCGCTGGCTAACGTATTTTTACAGATTAGCAAACTAGCTCCCATCTAAACCACTGGCCTACCAACAAATTGCCCATACCATTTACACATCGGCAACAACTATTACCCATAATGAGCCAGGctaatttatttttaaagtctTAATCCAAATTGACATGTGTGTTGAATCCTTAATGATCACTAGTGCACCTGTCTAACAGAACATTAATGAGCTTACCCTGAACGGGTGTTCGTGGCGCGGCAGCAGGGTCATGTGAGGATGTTCCGGACACAGCTGGAGGACATCGTAGGGCTTCTTCTATTAAACTGGCTGCTTCCCTCAGAAGCTCTGGGCAACTTTTGCGCATTTTCTTCCGTTTTCATATGCACAGTTTAACAGCACAGCATCCCACTGTCTGTTTATGGCGCCAGCAGTTGACGCTAGATTGTGTGTCCACGAGTGCTCTGGCGAAACGAACAGCGCCACCCAGTGTATTGCAATAGTTTTGTTTCCCAGTGTGTTCTGTACAGGCAGTGATCATCATCTCTGCAATCGATCTGCCAAGACTTGATATGCAGGGCAACCAATCAGGTGTTAGGATACGCCCACAGACTTTGATGGGTGAGGTTGACAGATTTAATTATTTCATGATGTGGTGGAACACAGGGCaatgaaataattaaataaacagaatgcaataattaattaaatagcgagagaaatatatatatatatgtgtagccTGTGGAATTAGAACCACACAggacacagttcttctggggTTTTCAGTAAGTTTTATTTTCAAGCATAGGTGCAAAATAACTAGACTACAACACGTCTTGGGCCGCATCCATTCTTCACTCACGGCTGTAGACTGTAGCTAAAGAGTTCAAACTTATATACAAACAATACGGCAGTAGGCTTGCAGGTTTCGTTATCCTAACAGGTACAGCCCACGTTGCTGGAGGAATCTTCACACATCACGAACAATCTTGAAACATCGCAGTTTATACAGTCTCTAATAACTTGTTGATCTCATATCCCAAAC encodes:
- the LOC132870181 gene encoding uncharacterized protein LOC132870181, with the protein product MRKSCPELLREAASLIEEALRCPPAVSGTSSHDPAAAPRTPVQAEVARLLAPYARTSMARRPGVQATPRRNYSYTHMFCCVADHRTDTVPSGGVKADLLAAGLGEQRVTFSGNPSDPMVITNKLMEVYPKLQEGGGFELLKITGPTRSRSLALLPCPSTGYTLAFLKDPSTMIGQATLYIRPLQQDLPLDCERPCHTSGPAIPCITCQKEVIFSEMKCHRLTCNEAPVQDSERDQEGGPKEDNGETPVSDDVEVPGPSVENAVKPVVIDLEECDYNETDNDWKLIKEPARAAKVFKENLLREHANGETLKMKMDVRDSEEEREQQLLSFYKQQQKWACPLNCTLAGDAAVGEGVMRFFMTTIISKLQFGFSLGEE